One window of Candidatus Eremiobacteraceae bacterium genomic DNA carries:
- a CDS encoding CYTH and CHAD domain-containing protein, with amino-acid sequence MLEREIKLDAPASFRLEAVTALGGGYRLSKIETATFDSRYFDTADFRLTRAGCSLRYRTGQGWTLKLPQTPEHGEMARLELASDAGPRTPPPALLDLITGYVRTRRMRPIATLRTVRRTLSVRGVGGSILAEIAEDDVTHLALEGKPSGFREIEVELREQAPAALLVDLARRLQAVGAGTLIHESKIQRALGGSAALVPELRRPPISPHSGVGNLIRAEISKYVAELQANDAAIRLGYGPEPLHVARVATRRLRSTLRTFRSVLDQSWAQRLSDDLAWLGRCLGAARDADVLVQRLRESAAQLDNDFGAQRARFIAALHEGLDPKYRSVRRALRSPRYARLLDRLVNAASHPKLVTGAEIPARLLLPKLIRGPWRKMCKAAKHADARSPDDQLHALRIRVRRCRYAVETGQQVLGPAAEKFAAKLAQLQEALGEQHDAVVAQDYIKNVAAKARASRVGAALLDRERRIDFRCRRAWSKAWTKVKRAKFF; translated from the coding sequence ATGCTCGAACGTGAGATCAAACTCGACGCGCCGGCCTCGTTCAGGCTGGAGGCCGTGACCGCTCTCGGCGGCGGATATCGTCTGTCGAAGATCGAGACCGCGACATTTGATTCGCGCTATTTCGACACCGCAGATTTCCGGCTGACGCGCGCGGGTTGCTCGCTACGATATCGCACAGGCCAGGGCTGGACTTTGAAGCTGCCGCAGACGCCGGAACATGGGGAAATGGCGCGCCTTGAGCTTGCGTCGGACGCAGGGCCGCGCACGCCGCCGCCAGCGTTGCTCGATCTGATCACCGGATACGTCCGCACTCGGCGCATGCGCCCGATCGCGACATTGCGAACCGTTCGGCGCACTCTCAGCGTGCGCGGCGTAGGCGGCTCGATATTGGCCGAGATCGCCGAAGACGACGTGACGCACCTCGCGCTCGAAGGCAAGCCCTCCGGGTTCCGCGAGATCGAAGTGGAGCTGCGCGAACAGGCGCCGGCGGCGCTTCTCGTCGATCTTGCCCGCCGGCTTCAGGCGGTCGGCGCAGGCACGCTCATCCATGAATCCAAGATCCAGCGCGCGCTGGGCGGATCTGCTGCGCTCGTTCCGGAGCTGAGGCGGCCGCCCATCAGTCCTCATAGCGGCGTCGGCAATCTCATCCGCGCTGAGATTTCGAAATACGTCGCGGAGCTGCAAGCAAACGACGCGGCGATACGTCTCGGCTACGGTCCGGAGCCGCTGCACGTCGCGAGAGTCGCAACCCGGCGATTGCGGTCGACACTGCGCACGTTTAGGTCGGTGCTCGACCAATCGTGGGCGCAAAGGCTCAGCGATGATCTCGCCTGGCTCGGCAGATGCCTCGGCGCCGCGCGCGATGCCGACGTCCTCGTGCAACGGCTTCGCGAGAGCGCGGCGCAGCTCGACAACGATTTCGGCGCGCAGCGAGCGCGCTTCATCGCGGCGTTGCATGAAGGCCTCGATCCGAAATACCGTTCGGTCCGGCGCGCGCTGCGGTCGCCGCGATACGCGCGTCTGCTCGACAGGCTCGTGAACGCCGCATCGCACCCGAAGCTTGTAACCGGCGCGGAAATTCCGGCCAGGCTCCTCTTGCCGAAGCTGATTCGCGGGCCGTGGCGTAAGATGTGCAAAGCGGCAAAGCACGCCGACGCGCGTTCGCCGGATGACCAACTCCATGCGCTCCGAATCCGCGTCCGACGGTGCCGGTACGCCGTTGAAACCGGTCAGCAAGTGCTGGGGCCGGCCGCGGAAAAATTCGCGGCGAAGCTGGCCCAGCTGCAAGAGGCGCTCGGCGAACAGCACGACGCGGTGGTCGCACAGGATTACATCAAGAACGTAGCTGCGAAAGCGCGGGCGTCTCGAGTCGGCGCCGCGCTGCTCGATCGGGAACGGCGTATCGACTTTCGCTGCCGTCGCGCTTGGTCAAAGGCGTGGACGAAGGTGAAACGGGCGAAGTTCTTCTGA
- a CDS encoding alpha/beta hydrolase: MTRFAKSGYVRIAYAEAGAGDPVIFLHGVGATKRCWADQLQAMSNRFRCIALDYRGYGESEVPPLESISREAYARDVAAVMDAAGIDRAVLCGNSLGGVVALEFYSQFPERVKSLILVDSFAYYPGGAESLPDRIKTLDDLGIDKFAETRSRALFGPDAPESLVESARADLASIPLEVYKASTRATWTGDYRALLPKIEVGALVMWGEYDTKIAPRPLSEELARAIPACGEVSEVPRAGHIPQMENPVAFNAVVADFLK, translated from the coding sequence ATGACTCGGTTCGCCAAATCAGGATACGTTAGGATTGCATATGCGGAAGCCGGAGCCGGCGATCCAGTCATCTTTCTGCATGGCGTTGGAGCGACCAAGCGCTGTTGGGCCGACCAGTTGCAAGCAATGTCGAATCGATTCCGCTGCATCGCGCTCGACTATCGCGGTTACGGCGAATCGGAGGTGCCGCCGTTAGAAAGCATTTCCCGCGAGGCGTACGCGCGCGACGTGGCTGCGGTGATGGACGCCGCGGGCATCGATCGAGCGGTGCTGTGCGGAAACTCCCTCGGCGGCGTAGTGGCCCTTGAGTTCTATAGTCAATTCCCCGAGCGCGTCAAGTCTCTGATCCTCGTGGATTCATTCGCCTACTATCCCGGCGGTGCGGAGAGTTTACCCGATCGCATCAAGACGCTCGACGACCTCGGCATTGATAAATTCGCCGAGACGCGATCGCGCGCTTTGTTTGGTCCGGATGCGCCGGAATCGCTCGTCGAGAGCGCCCGCGCCGACCTCGCGTCAATTCCGCTGGAAGTCTACAAGGCGTCGACGCGCGCGACGTGGACGGGCGACTACCGCGCCCTCTTGCCAAAGATCGAAGTAGGCGCACTCGTGATGTGGGGCGAGTACGATACGAAGATCGCGCCGCGTCCGCTTAGCGAGGAGCTCGCCCGCGCCATCCCGGCCTGCGGAGAAGTCAGCGAAGTCCCCCGCGCCGGCCATATCCCGCAGATGGAGAATCCGGTCGCTTTCAATGCCGTCGTCGCCGATTTTCTGAAGTAG